In Juglans regia cultivar Chandler chromosome 13, Walnut 2.0, whole genome shotgun sequence, the DNA window CAGTTATCTACGATGACTTTGCTCACTATAAACTGTTGGAGGAGCACAACAAACCACGTCTCTACAAACCTCTTACCTTGTCGAAGTTCTACCTTCAATGGTTGGTTCATTCACCGGCTAACAAATTGTgaacatatatttctttttagacAAAGCAACAGTTATCTGTATGTTATTTTTCGTTTATTTTGGGTGCATTGATTTATCAAGTAGAAATTATATCTCATGATTGtcaaatgtgattacatgttcTCAGGTGGGGAGCTCCTTCATCTTTATGGTGTGCAAAAGGTTCTACCTTCTAAATTATTCAGGGTGAGATTCTCATTCTGTAATATGATCTCTAAAATTAGAGCGAATACTAGATTTTCGTTTTCTGTTGTCATACACCTACATAGTTATTTTTTGGCAGGGTTTTAGACTAAACACAAGGGCTTTTGCTAGTCGGAATTCGGTGAGGAAATCGAGAAGAGATGATGTACAACCACCAAAAAGTGAAGCAGATAATACTCCTACAAATGTTCAAGTTGACAGCATGGTTTCCTCTTTTGAAAATTCAGCTGCACAGAATTCTTCAACGATTCCTTCCAGGAGTACTGTGCTTCAGGCATGCACCGTCACTTCAGGATTAATAGCAGCTCTGGGTATTATAATTCGGCAGGTAGTCTTACTTTCTTGTGTCACTACCTTCGTGTTGTGCTCTGCTTTTGTCCAAGAGTTATTCCCTTGGAATCTTGGTAGCTACCTAGTCATTACTCACATCCTTTCAGCTCTATTCTAGTTATTTTTCTCGTTTTGACATTTTGAATCAAAGGTTTTCACTTCATCCTCTTTTACCGTTTGGATTCCTTCTtctttcaaaagtttgaaattgaagcaggacaaaatattttttgataatctAAACATGCTTTAGCGAGTTCCGCTTCTTCTTTGTGATACACAATGCATTCTTCTATCTGGCTATGCCGTGTCTTCCATTATGCtgtttgataaataaataaataaaaaagcagcCTCCATAGGACTTTCACTTCTATAGACTATCGGCTATTTATGTTCATACCAGACACCAAACATCAGTCATTACAATTCTTTTATGAATTAAAGCTTTGTTACTCAGACTTATTGGTTTTAGTCAGGACTTGTTGCTTTGAAGTAAACGAGTACTCTCAATTTCGATATAACCAAGATAAACAGATTGATGGGTAAAATTATGCTTAAATTTTCCGATCATCTGTGTTTTGATTGATATTCCTTAATTGCGACTTGCAGGTATCTCATGTTGCATCATTGGAAGGATTGCCAATCCTTGACTGTTCTACAGAAGTGTCATGTATAAAATTTGTGTTCACTTCTTATTGCAAGTTTTTCATTGAAACTTTTGCAATTTTTGACATTGTTTAGATGCAATATCTAGCTTTAATTAAAGATGTCCAGTTGTGCAAGTAGTAGCCTTCACTTCTCATGGCTAAGCCTGACATCTGATTCCTCTTCTTAACCAGAAGTAATGCTAGTTATGAAGAGAACATCAACCAACACAAGGACCTGGCTTATGCAATAAAGGTGTGGGTTTGAAGTGGGGCAGGTTTATATTGCTTAGCAAACATGAATGAATTAGTTGATAAATACAGAGACAGCATAGGAAGATGAAAATGACAAAAGATTCATATTTCTGATCACTGGTCAGGTTATGTCCAGTGCAGTTCAAATTGCCCCTTAAGGCAGCTTGACTTCAATTCTTCTTATGCTCATTCATCATCCTCTAATGGAACAATGAAAAAGTTGGCACCATTTTTGTAGAATTTGGAAACACAGAACTTTCCTTGTTCAAAGATctgaaaactaattttttggtGGTTTTGGAAAGAGATCTTACCATATCAATGTAATCTTTTTTTAAGTCTTCAAAGTGAACAAGATATATATTGAAATGTAGATCTCCCAGgttgtttattgattttttctCCTTGATAACAGTGCAGACAGTGTCATAGTTATGTAATTACCTttccaatttttattatttttcttttatacttgCAGACTGGAATTAAAAGTTCATTAATTTAAAGGGTGCCATGTTTTCCCCTTGTGCAGTTGGTTTTGAGATGTGGCATCTTGAGTTGGTTACTGGATTAGTGGTACTCGTATCATCGTGCAGATATCTACTACTGAAAACGTGGCCAGATTTTGCTGAGTCTAGTGAAGCAGCTAATCAGCAGGTAGCTGTACTTTTTTTTGTCCCCAGAGGGACTAGTCCAAGCTTCACATGTGtatgttggtaattttttttgtaaatgatCATCTCTGTAACTGTCAGCATAGCTTGAACTATATCTTAAATagttaaggaaaaatatatatggaagtCTTTGGCTCATCCACTGTTTTTAGGATTTGTTGTGGCTAGTGGCTACAAGTTTATATTGATCCGCAACTGCTTTGGTGAATTCCACACTGTCCTATTTCTAATGCAGGTCCTTTCTTCACTTCTGCTTTTGGATTACATAATCGTTGCATTTCTTCCCGGTATTAGTGAGGTAACAAGCATGGTAAACTATTTCCATTTACTTGATGTTTGTGAGTGtctgtgtttcttttttaattgtggTTTATTGAGATTGTAGTTGCATATCTTGTTTGGCTAGGAACTGCTTTTCCGCGGTGCACTTCTACCACTTTTGGGATTCGATTGGAAGAGTATCTTGCTGGTTGCTGCAGTTTTTGGTGTTCTACACTTGGGCAGTGGTCGAAAGTACTCTTTTGCA includes these proteins:
- the LOC109006770 gene encoding uncharacterized protein LOC109006770 — its product is MTLLTINCWRSTTNHVSTNLLPCRSSTFNGGELLHLYGVQKVLPSKLFRGFRLNTRAFASRNSVRKSRRDDVQPPKSEADNTPTNVQVDSMVSSFENSAAQNSSTIPSRSTVLQACTVTSGLIAALGIIIRQVSHVASLEGLPILDCSTEVSFGFEMWHLELVTGLVVLVSSCRYLLLKTWPDFAESSEAANQQVLSSLLLLDYIIVAFLPGISEELLFRGALLPLLGFDWKSILLVAAVFGVLHLGSGRKYSFAVWASFVGLVYGYATIVSSSVIVPMASHAVNNLIGGILWRYTSNTSEKS